One genomic region from Mesorhizobium terrae encodes:
- a CDS encoding amidohydrolase family protein produces the protein MQLIDTHQHLIYRDQLGYGWTNGIPALASGNFTRSDYGELTRGDDVIGTVFMETGVDDADYQKEARFVASLVGGDGLLAQVASCRPEIDEGFDAWLDECDRLSVAGFRRILHVVDDEMSRSETFRKNLRKIGRKDLAFDMCFLARQLPIAADLAKACPDQRFVLDHCGVPDIAGDAFSVWADAISEVARSPNVSVKLSGVTAYCTPGTANVETLRRWIDHIVQVFTPARIVWGGDWPVVNLGSGLPAWIEITKELLADLSADEQAAIGTGNARRIYRLS, from the coding sequence ATGCAATTGATCGACACCCACCAACACCTCATCTATCGCGACCAACTGGGCTACGGCTGGACCAACGGCATCCCGGCACTTGCTTCCGGCAACTTCACGCGGTCTGACTATGGCGAACTGACGCGCGGCGATGACGTCATCGGAACGGTGTTCATGGAAACCGGCGTCGATGACGCCGACTACCAGAAGGAGGCAAGGTTCGTCGCCTCGCTCGTCGGCGGCGATGGCCTCTTGGCGCAGGTCGCTTCATGTCGTCCGGAGATAGACGAAGGGTTCGACGCCTGGCTCGACGAATGCGATCGGCTATCCGTCGCCGGTTTTCGACGGATCCTCCATGTTGTCGACGATGAGATGTCGCGCTCCGAAACATTCCGTAAGAACCTGCGCAAGATCGGTCGCAAGGACCTGGCGTTCGACATGTGTTTTCTCGCGCGTCAGTTGCCTATCGCGGCGGACCTTGCCAAAGCCTGCCCGGACCAGCGTTTCGTGCTGGACCATTGCGGCGTTCCCGATATTGCCGGCGATGCATTCTCAGTATGGGCTGACGCAATTTCGGAAGTGGCTCGCTCCCCGAATGTGAGCGTGAAGCTGTCGGGTGTGACGGCCTATTGTACTCCAGGCACTGCGAATGTCGAAACCTTGCGACGCTGGATCGATCATATCGTTCAAGTCTTTACGCCGGCACGGATCGTGTGGGGCGGCGATTGGCCGGTCGTCAATCTCGGGTCCGGACTACCGGCCTGGATCGAAATCACCAAAGAACTGCTGGCAGACCTCTCGGCTGACGAACAGGCAGCGATCGGCACAGGCAATGCCCGACGCATTTATCGGTTATCCTGA
- a CDS encoding fumarylacetoacetate hydrolase family protein, translating to MKLLRFGPPGTEKPGILGHDGVIRDLSDIIPDISGDVLSDGSLARIGSANLGVLPAVDAGVRLGPCVAGTGKFICIGLNYADHAAESGMQVPPEPVIFMKATSAICGPNDPIVIPRGSEKTDWEVELAVIIGKKAKYVSEADAMDYVAGYAVTNDVSERAFQIERSGQWTKGKSCDNFGQIGPWLVTRDEVADPQNLDMWLKVNGATMQNGSSRTMVYGVGFLVSYLSQFMSLHPGDVISTGTPPGVGLGQKPPRYLKAGDVVELGIAGLGRQRQDVIAD from the coding sequence ATGAAGCTGTTGCGATTTGGACCGCCAGGCACCGAAAAGCCCGGTATCCTGGGGCATGACGGAGTCATTCGCGATCTCAGCGACATCATTCCGGATATTTCCGGCGATGTGCTTTCCGACGGCAGCCTCGCAAGGATCGGGTCGGCCAATTTGGGCGTGCTTCCAGCCGTCGATGCTGGTGTCCGTCTGGGGCCCTGCGTGGCGGGAACCGGAAAATTCATCTGCATCGGCCTCAACTATGCCGATCACGCTGCGGAATCCGGAATGCAGGTTCCCCCCGAACCTGTCATCTTCATGAAGGCGACAAGTGCGATCTGCGGACCGAACGACCCCATCGTCATCCCTCGCGGTTCCGAGAAGACAGACTGGGAAGTCGAGCTGGCCGTCATCATCGGCAAGAAGGCGAAATACGTCTCAGAGGCCGATGCGATGGATTACGTTGCCGGATATGCCGTCACCAACGACGTCAGCGAGCGCGCCTTCCAGATTGAGCGTTCGGGACAATGGACCAAGGGCAAGAGCTGCGACAATTTCGGCCAGATTGGCCCCTGGCTCGTCACCCGCGACGAGGTGGCGGACCCACAGAACCTCGACATGTGGCTGAAGGTCAATGGCGCGACGATGCAGAATGGCTCGTCACGGACGATGGTCTACGGCGTCGGGTTTCTTGTCAGCTACCTCAGCCAGTTCATGAGCCTGCATCCCGGCGACGTTATTTCCACCGGGACCCCTCCCGGTGTGGGACTGGGTCAAAAGCCTCCGAGATACCTCAAAGCCGGCGATGTGGTCGAATTGGGAATCGCTGGCCTTGGCCGGCAGCGCCAAGACGTGATCGCCGATTGA
- a CDS encoding SDR family oxidoreductase: protein MPRLKGKTALITAAGQGIGRATAIAMAREGARVFATDISESALATLSESGVEQRLLNVRDTDAIARIADELGAVDILFNCAGFVANGTILDCDEDQWAFSIDLNLTAMFRMCKAFLPGMIDKGSGSIINMSSVASSVIAAPNRFVYGATKAGVIGLTKSIAADFITKGIRCNAICPGTVESPSLEERLRATGDYDAAKDAFIARQPIGRIGKAEEIAALVVYLASDESSYTTGVAHVIDGGWSNT from the coding sequence ATGCCCCGTCTCAAAGGCAAGACCGCGCTGATCACCGCTGCCGGTCAGGGGATCGGCCGGGCGACCGCCATCGCCATGGCGCGCGAGGGGGCGCGCGTGTTCGCGACCGATATCAGCGAAAGCGCCCTCGCTACACTTTCGGAGTCAGGGGTTGAGCAGCGCCTTCTCAACGTCCGGGACACCGACGCCATCGCCAGAATTGCCGATGAACTCGGAGCCGTCGACATCCTGTTCAACTGCGCGGGCTTCGTTGCCAACGGAACCATTCTGGATTGCGACGAGGATCAATGGGCCTTCAGCATAGACCTCAACCTGACGGCCATGTTCCGCATGTGCAAGGCGTTCTTGCCCGGCATGATCGACAAGGGGAGCGGATCGATCATCAACATGTCCTCTGTCGCATCGAGCGTGATCGCCGCGCCGAACCGCTTTGTTTATGGCGCGACAAAGGCGGGCGTTATCGGACTGACCAAGTCAATCGCTGCCGATTTCATCACCAAGGGTATCCGCTGCAACGCGATCTGCCCCGGAACGGTCGAAAGCCCTTCGCTCGAAGAGCGCCTGCGTGCCACTGGCGACTACGACGCGGCAAAGGACGCATTCATTGCGCGTCAGCCCATCGGCCGGATCGGCAAAGCCGAGGAGATAGCGGCGCTGGTCGTCTATCTCGCCAGCGACGAAAGTTCATACACGACCGGGGTCGCGCATGTGATTGACGGCGGATGGTCAAACACCTGA
- a CDS encoding UxaA family hydrolase — MRGWLRADGRKGIRNVVAVAYLVECAHHVSKKIAEAAPDDAHLIGFPGCYPNPYAQKMMERLCTHPNVGAVLLVSLGCESFNRFALREVIETSGRPVHTLVIQQNGGTRATIAAGVEWVKEQAGRLTLEPTVPMDVSELIVGTVCGGSDGTSGITGNPAAGIAFDMLVSNGAACIFEETGELIGCEDIMSSRAATLELGDILRESIGKAARYYATLGYGSFASGNADGGLSTIEEKSLGAYMKSGQSMISGLIKPGDIPPKGGLYLMDVVPDGEVRFGFPNISDNAEIVEMMASGAHCTLFVTGRGSVVGSAISPVIKIAANPHMYARLSEDMDVNAGRVLTGEATLQEIGKEIYDLVLALASGAKSKSEELGHREFILTYKQFEPIGPSCLPI, encoded by the coding sequence ATGAGGGGCTGGCTGCGCGCGGACGGCCGCAAGGGCATCAGGAACGTTGTTGCGGTGGCCTATCTGGTGGAATGCGCCCACCATGTTTCGAAGAAGATCGCCGAAGCCGCGCCCGACGATGCGCATCTGATTGGCTTCCCCGGATGCTACCCCAATCCTTATGCCCAGAAGATGATGGAACGGCTTTGCACACATCCCAACGTGGGCGCTGTCCTGCTCGTTAGTTTGGGTTGCGAGAGCTTCAATCGGTTCGCGTTGAGGGAAGTCATTGAGACGTCAGGCCGCCCGGTGCACACGCTGGTCATCCAGCAGAACGGCGGCACGCGCGCCACGATCGCCGCAGGCGTGGAATGGGTGAAGGAGCAAGCAGGCAGACTGACGTTGGAGCCAACAGTCCCGATGGATGTCAGCGAGCTGATCGTCGGGACCGTGTGCGGCGGATCGGATGGCACATCAGGCATTACCGGCAATCCGGCCGCGGGTATCGCATTCGATATGTTGGTGTCGAACGGGGCCGCGTGCATCTTCGAGGAAACGGGTGAACTGATCGGTTGCGAGGACATCATGTCGTCGCGCGCGGCGACACTTGAACTCGGCGATATCCTACGCGAAAGCATCGGCAAGGCCGCACGCTATTATGCGACGCTCGGTTATGGCAGCTTTGCCTCCGGCAATGCCGATGGCGGTCTTTCCACGATCGAGGAGAAGTCGCTCGGCGCTTACATGAAATCCGGACAATCGATGATCTCCGGCTTGATCAAACCGGGTGACATTCCACCGAAAGGCGGCCTCTATCTGATGGATGTCGTGCCGGACGGTGAGGTCCGCTTCGGCTTCCCCAATATTTCCGACAACGCCGAGATCGTGGAAATGATGGCGTCCGGTGCCCATTGCACCTTGTTCGTGACAGGTCGGGGGTCGGTTGTCGGCTCTGCCATTTCACCGGTCATCAAGATTGCGGCCAACCCGCATATGTATGCGCGCCTCTCCGAGGACATGGACGTCAATGCAGGGCGCGTCTTGACCGGCGAAGCGACACTGCAGGAGATCGGCAAGGAAATCTACGACCTCGTCCTAGCGCTGGCTTCGGGAGCCAAGTCCAAATCGGAGGAGCTCGGACATCGCGAATTCATCCTCACTTACAAGCAGTTCGAGCCAATCGGGCCGTCTTGCCTGCCGATCTGA
- a CDS encoding UxaA family hydrolase has product MTGSKENDPRLLLLAPNDSVFVLRDQIEAGESILVEGKRVTTAHRLGLGQKIARKPVGIGEKVLKYNAPIGSATARIEVGDHVHLHNLKSDYTATHALNKGDGA; this is encoded by the coding sequence ATGACCGGCTCAAAAGAAAACGACCCACGCCTCTTGCTGCTCGCCCCCAATGATAGTGTGTTCGTTCTGCGCGATCAGATCGAGGCGGGAGAGAGCATTCTCGTCGAGGGGAAGCGCGTGACAACCGCCCACCGCCTCGGCCTTGGTCAGAAGATCGCGCGCAAACCGGTGGGGATCGGGGAGAAAGTGCTCAAATACAACGCCCCGATCGGATCGGCGACTGCGCGGATCGAGGTTGGCGATCATGTTCATCTTCACAATCTCAAGAGCGACTACACGGCAACCCACGCCTTGAACAAAGGAGACGGAGCATGA
- a CDS encoding enolase C-terminal domain-like protein — MQIVALDVRGCKVPERFASVTSLASGSTGNMQCLVYTVHTDDGRSASCFGFGGKSVRGAGVLAADVLRPFLVGRNVHEREALWHDRRKADRWWDLLPVYSWGPVDCCLWLLSAQAAGLPLYRYLGAARRDVPVYASSLLLPDAAAYAAEALEVKRAGLRGYKLHPPCRSVEEDIEIHEAVRQAVGDDFALMSDPVEPSYGFEGALRLGRALEELGYLWLEEPVPDEAVGALAELTRILDIPVIGGEILAKHPYSLADYAARRVVDGLRADVSWSGGITGALKTAHLAEAFHMPCEFHTTIFHPLEIVNLHLCGAVRGCGWLEVLWPMQQFSFGLKGDLPIRDGIATMPELPGMGMDLDWDAIDDATFEVF, encoded by the coding sequence ATGCAGATCGTGGCGCTCGACGTTCGCGGTTGCAAGGTTCCGGAGCGGTTTGCCTCTGTGACGAGCCTCGCGAGTGGCTCCACCGGAAATATGCAGTGTCTCGTCTACACGGTGCATACCGATGACGGCCGCAGCGCGTCCTGTTTTGGCTTCGGTGGAAAGTCGGTTCGCGGTGCCGGCGTTCTTGCAGCAGATGTGTTGAGGCCGTTTCTGGTCGGCCGAAATGTCCACGAACGGGAAGCACTTTGGCACGACCGGCGCAAAGCGGACCGCTGGTGGGATCTTCTGCCCGTCTACAGCTGGGGTCCGGTTGACTGCTGCCTGTGGTTGCTCTCGGCACAGGCTGCGGGTTTGCCGCTCTACCGGTATCTGGGAGCAGCGCGCCGCGACGTCCCGGTCTACGCCTCGTCCTTGCTCCTGCCTGACGCCGCGGCCTACGCGGCCGAGGCGCTGGAGGTGAAGCGCGCCGGCTTGCGCGGCTACAAGCTGCATCCACCCTGCCGGTCGGTCGAAGAGGATATCGAGATCCACGAGGCCGTTCGTCAGGCCGTCGGCGACGATTTCGCGTTGATGTCGGACCCGGTTGAGCCGAGCTATGGATTCGAGGGGGCGCTGAGACTTGGACGCGCTCTTGAGGAACTCGGCTACCTCTGGCTTGAGGAGCCCGTTCCCGACGAAGCCGTCGGAGCGCTTGCCGAACTTACCCGCATCCTAGACATCCCCGTCATCGGTGGCGAAATTCTGGCAAAGCACCCCTATTCGCTCGCCGACTATGCCGCTCGCCGCGTCGTGGACGGCCTGCGGGCAGACGTCTCATGGTCCGGGGGAATAACCGGGGCCCTGAAAACCGCCCATCTCGCCGAGGCATTCCATATGCCTTGTGAGTTTCACACAACGATCTTCCATCCTCTCGAGATCGTGAACCTTCATTTGTGCGGCGCGGTGCGCGGCTGCGGATGGTTGGAAGTTCTCTGGCCGATGCAGCAGTTTTCCTTCGGCCTGAAGGGTGACCTGCCCATCCGCGACGGCATAGCGACCATGCCGGAGCTGCCCGGCATGGGGATGGATCTCGATTGGGACGCCATAGACGACGCGACTTTTGAGGTGTTCTGA
- a CDS encoding RraA family protein, with protein MRGAGLRNFTLPPRIRALSPEGVLTGPAFTIEGRIDETASAHETLLAWTGLLSKAKPGHIWISQPHNHIIAQMGELSAETLKAKGVLGCVVDGALRDTNFILRLGFPCWGTHNTPRDVVGMWMPTATEVPILIDDVLIRPGDWLHGDRDGMIVIAHERLDEIAEAGVAAMSKESLVRKAILSGMDPQQAYLQHGKF; from the coding sequence ATGCGCGGCGCAGGCTTGCGCAACTTCACCTTGCCGCCAAGAATACGCGCCCTCAGCCCCGAAGGCGTTCTGACGGGACCCGCCTTCACAATCGAAGGTCGGATCGACGAGACCGCCAGCGCGCACGAAACACTGCTTGCTTGGACGGGCCTGCTTTCCAAGGCAAAGCCCGGGCACATCTGGATCAGCCAACCGCACAATCACATCATTGCTCAGATGGGCGAGCTTTCCGCCGAGACGCTCAAAGCCAAGGGCGTGCTTGGCTGTGTGGTCGACGGCGCGCTGCGTGACACGAATTTTATCCTGCGATTGGGGTTTCCCTGTTGGGGTACCCACAACACGCCGCGCGACGTCGTCGGGATGTGGATGCCGACGGCAACCGAAGTCCCAATCCTCATCGACGACGTCCTCATCCGGCCTGGCGATTGGCTGCATGGTGATCGCGACGGAATGATCGTCATCGCGCATGAGCGGCTAGATGAGATCGCCGAAGCGGGCGTAGCAGCCATGAGCAAGGAGAGCCTCGTGCGCAAAGCCATCCTTTCAGGCATGGACCCACAGCAGGCCTATCTGCAGCATGGAAAATTCTGA
- a CDS encoding L-rhamnose mutarotase has translation MKRMGMVIALKPETVAEYKRLHAAVWPEILAKISDCHITNYSIFLREPENLLFGYWEYVGIDFAADAARMAADPRTQDWWKVCMPCQEPLATRKDGEWWASMDEVFHHD, from the coding sequence ATGAAGCGGATGGGAATGGTCATCGCGCTGAAGCCGGAAACGGTTGCCGAATACAAGCGGCTTCATGCGGCGGTCTGGCCCGAAATCCTGGCCAAGATTTCCGACTGCCATATCACGAACTATTCGATCTTCCTCAGGGAACCGGAGAATCTGCTCTTCGGCTATTGGGAATATGTCGGCATCGATTTTGCGGCCGACGCCGCGAGAATGGCTGCCGATCCCCGCACCCAGGATTGGTGGAAGGTATGTATGCCCTGCCAGGAACCCCTTGCGACACGCAAGGACGGCGAATGGTGGGCGTCGATGGACGAGGTATTCCACCATGACTGA
- a CDS encoding mandelate racemase/muconate lactonizing enzyme family protein, which produces MARIKRVEIRMVDLKPKVQRTDAIQSFVSQETPFVVVTDEDGAFGVGYSYTIGTGGPAVVSLLKETLAPMLIGREAEEIERIWRDLLFKTHATAVGAITSLALAAIDTALWDLRCMRASLPLWRMAGGAKPSIDLYSTEGGWLHIETAALVDDALAVKAQGFAGSKIKVGRPTLMQDSERLAAVRAAVGDDYRLMVDANQAFHFHEALMRSRMLAEHGVSWFEEPMPADDLAGHIRLAQQSPVPIAVGESMYSPGQFADYLRMGACSIVQVDVARVGGITPWLKVAHMAEAMNVAVCPHFLMELHVSLVCAIPNSWMLEYIPQLDTIAGNRLDIRDGRAFPSDAPGLGIDWDMPAIVSQTVAGSHSVHGG; this is translated from the coding sequence ATGGCGCGGATCAAACGTGTCGAAATCCGCATGGTGGACCTTAAACCCAAGGTCCAACGCACCGACGCGATCCAGAGTTTCGTCAGCCAGGAGACCCCCTTCGTGGTCGTCACCGACGAGGATGGCGCGTTCGGCGTCGGATACAGCTACACCATCGGCACGGGTGGACCGGCCGTAGTCTCTCTCCTGAAGGAAACGCTCGCTCCGATGCTGATCGGTCGCGAGGCCGAAGAGATCGAGCGCATCTGGCGCGATCTCCTGTTCAAGACCCATGCGACGGCTGTCGGCGCGATAACGTCGCTGGCGCTGGCAGCCATCGATACAGCCTTGTGGGATTTGCGCTGCATGCGCGCCAGCCTGCCGCTCTGGCGGATGGCGGGGGGTGCCAAACCGAGCATAGATCTCTATTCGACCGAAGGCGGCTGGCTTCACATCGAAACAGCGGCGCTTGTCGACGACGCCCTGGCGGTCAAGGCGCAAGGGTTCGCCGGCTCCAAGATCAAGGTCGGGCGTCCCACACTGATGCAGGATTCCGAACGCCTTGCCGCAGTGCGTGCAGCGGTTGGTGACGATTACCGCCTGATGGTTGACGCCAATCAGGCGTTTCATTTCCATGAAGCTCTCATGCGATCCCGCATGCTGGCCGAGCATGGCGTATCATGGTTCGAAGAGCCTATGCCGGCCGACGATCTCGCCGGGCACATCAGGCTGGCGCAGCAATCGCCTGTGCCGATTGCAGTCGGCGAGAGCATGTATTCGCCAGGCCAATTTGCCGACTATCTGCGCATGGGCGCCTGCAGCATCGTGCAGGTGGATGTCGCGCGCGTCGGCGGAATAACGCCTTGGCTCAAGGTGGCGCATATGGCTGAGGCGATGAACGTCGCAGTATGCCCGCACTTCCTGATGGAGCTGCATGTCAGTCTCGTCTGCGCCATCCCGAACAGCTGGATGCTCGAGTACATCCCCCAACTCGACACGATTGCAGGCAATAGGCTGGATATTCGGGACGGCCGCGCGTTCCCGTCCGATGCGCCGGGCCTGGGTATCGATTGGGACATGCCGGCCATTGTCAGCCAGACTGTTGCCGGCAGTCATTCGGTTCACGGAGGCTGA